The following coding sequences lie in one Brevibacterium marinum genomic window:
- the rph gene encoding ribonuclease PH — MRADGRNADELREVTITRNWINTAEGSVLVEFGNTRVLVAASLTAGVPRWLKGQGRGWVTAEYAMLPRATGSRNTRESVKGKLGGRTHEISRLIGRCLRAVIDLDKLGENTLVLDCDVLQADGGTRTASITGAYVALADAIDKGRSTGIIPAANNPLTDSISAISVGIIDGEPVLDLPYVEDSRAETDMNVVMTGSGKFVEVQGTAEGAPFDRGELSDLLDLAAKGCTDLTSIQTKVLGE, encoded by the coding sequence GTGCGCGCAGACGGACGCAACGCCGATGAACTCCGCGAAGTGACGATCACCCGCAATTGGATCAACACCGCCGAAGGTTCCGTCCTCGTGGAATTCGGCAACACCCGAGTCCTAGTCGCGGCCTCACTGACCGCGGGCGTGCCGCGATGGCTCAAGGGGCAGGGACGCGGATGGGTCACGGCCGAATATGCGATGCTGCCGCGTGCGACCGGCTCCCGCAACACCCGCGAATCGGTCAAGGGCAAACTCGGTGGACGCACACACGAGATCTCCCGCCTCATCGGCCGCTGCCTGCGCGCCGTCATCGACCTCGACAAACTCGGCGAGAACACCCTCGTCCTCGACTGCGACGTCCTCCAGGCCGACGGCGGCACCCGAACCGCATCCATCACCGGCGCCTACGTGGCTCTGGCCGACGCCATCGACAAGGGCCGCTCGACCGGCATCATCCCCGCCGCGAACAACCCGCTCACGGACTCGATCTCGGCCATCAGCGTCGGCATCATCGACGGCGAGCCCGTCCTCGACCTGCCTTATGTCGAAGACTCGCGCGCCGAGACCGACATGAACGTCGTCATGACCGGATCCGGAAAGTTCGTCGAGGTCCAGGGCACGGCCGAAGGCGCACCGTTCGACCGTGGGGAGCTGAGCGATCTGCTCGACCTCGCGGCCAAGGGCTGCACCGACCTCACCAGCATCCAGACCAAGGTGCTGGGCGAATGA
- a CDS encoding ABC transporter substrate-binding protein, which produces MGTWVAAAAASSLLLAGCSAGASDPGDEAKKDSMTIAFTAEPANLDFTTTSGIAIPEALMENVYESLVRVDGEGEIQPALAEDWDVSEDRKTYTFHLQEGVKFSNGADLTSEDVKFSYERVQDEWKNALKSKMDIVDSIETPDDLTVEISLKKPSNTWLFNLTSLVGAVFDTEGTEDLANKAIGTGPFSIEEFTRGQSIDFVARDDYWGETPAVKNVTFKYFQDAVSASNALKSGEIDVVSNLQAPELAGEFQSSDYQIISGTTNGEVVLSMNNAEGIFEDKTARAAVMHAIDRKAVLDTAWAGYGELIGSMVPPTDPYYEDLTGVWDYDPQKAKDLVREAGIDGEEFAFTVPNLPYAKAISEIVSAQLKEVGLKANIETQEFPAVWLDKTFTKHNFDMSVINHAEPRDILTVFSNDYYIGYDDSSIKKIAEKADTGTEEEYISGMKEIARTITEDAAADFLFLFPNLVIAKSDVAGVPANRVSDAFRIADLSWN; this is translated from the coding sequence ATGGGAACGTGGGTGGCGGCAGCGGCCGCCTCGAGCCTGTTGCTCGCCGGGTGTTCGGCAGGAGCCTCGGACCCCGGCGATGAGGCGAAGAAGGACTCGATGACGATCGCGTTCACGGCCGAACCGGCCAACCTCGACTTCACCACCACCTCGGGGATCGCCATTCCCGAGGCACTGATGGAAAACGTCTACGAATCGCTCGTCCGCGTCGACGGCGAGGGGGAGATCCAACCCGCACTTGCCGAGGACTGGGATGTGTCCGAGGATCGCAAAACCTACACCTTCCACCTGCAGGAAGGCGTGAAGTTCTCCAACGGTGCCGACCTGACCAGCGAGGACGTGAAATTCTCCTATGAGCGGGTCCAGGACGAGTGGAAGAACGCACTGAAGTCCAAAATGGACATCGTCGACTCGATCGAGACCCCGGACGACCTCACCGTCGAGATCTCACTGAAGAAGCCCTCGAACACGTGGCTGTTCAACCTGACCAGCCTCGTCGGAGCGGTCTTCGACACCGAAGGCACCGAGGACCTGGCCAACAAGGCCATCGGCACCGGACCCTTCTCCATCGAGGAGTTCACTCGCGGACAGTCGATCGACTTCGTCGCCAGGGACGACTACTGGGGTGAGACACCGGCGGTGAAGAATGTGACATTCAAATACTTCCAGGACGCTGTCTCGGCATCGAACGCTCTCAAATCGGGAGAGATCGACGTCGTCTCCAACCTGCAGGCCCCGGAGCTGGCCGGCGAATTCCAGAGCAGCGACTACCAGATCATCTCCGGCACCACGAACGGTGAGGTCGTGCTGTCGATGAACAACGCAGAGGGCATATTCGAGGACAAGACGGCACGCGCAGCGGTCATGCACGCCATCGACCGCAAGGCCGTCCTCGACACCGCATGGGCCGGCTACGGCGAGCTCATCGGTTCGATGGTCCCGCCGACCGACCCCTACTACGAGGATCTGACGGGAGTCTGGGACTACGATCCGCAGAAGGCCAAGGACCTCGTCAGGGAAGCGGGGATCGACGGGGAGGAGTTCGCCTTCACCGTCCCGAACCTGCCCTACGCGAAGGCGATTTCGGAGATCGTGTCCGCTCAGCTCAAAGAGGTCGGACTCAAGGCGAACATCGAGACACAGGAGTTCCCCGCCGTCTGGTTGGACAAGACCTTCACGAAGCACAACTTCGATATGTCCGTGATCAACCATGCCGAACCCCGTGACATCCTCACCGTGTTCTCCAACGACTACTACATCGGCTACGACGACTCGAGCATCAAGAAGATCGCCGAGAAGGCCGACACCGGCACAGAGGAGGAGTACATCTCGGGCATGAAGGAGATCGCGAGGACGATCACCGAGGACGCCGCCGCTGACTTCCTGTTCCTGTTCCCCAACCTCGTCATCGCGAAATCCGACGTCGCCGGAGTCCCCGCCAACCGGGTCTCCGACGCCTTCAGGATCGCGGATCTGAGCTGGAACTGA
- a CDS encoding DUF2017 family protein — translation MAAIDARGDDVVLGLEDNERSLMLTVFTDLAALLAEEEDEDGRPDSENWEARLGLVERPRPQDPALLRLLPDVDPLDEERSQEFRRLTEFDLKQAKAHNVRIVLNGLAKGPSITLNHDEVLAWMKGLNDLRLVLSVRLGIDTEEAQEEKYARREELEESEELTLTLYDFLTWIQDRLTTTLLSDLPGDDE, via the coding sequence ATGGCAGCCATTGACGCTCGTGGGGACGATGTCGTCCTCGGACTCGAAGACAATGAACGGTCTCTCATGCTCACCGTCTTCACCGACTTGGCCGCCTTGCTGGCCGAAGAGGAGGACGAAGACGGCCGACCCGATTCGGAGAACTGGGAGGCCCGCCTCGGCCTGGTCGAGCGACCCCGCCCGCAGGATCCGGCGCTGTTGCGTCTGCTCCCAGATGTCGATCCGCTCGACGAGGAGCGCTCACAGGAGTTCCGTCGCCTGACCGAGTTCGACCTGAAGCAGGCGAAGGCGCACAATGTTCGGATCGTCCTCAACGGACTGGCCAAGGGCCCATCGATCACCTTGAACCACGACGAGGTGCTCGCCTGGATGAAGGGGCTCAACGACCTGCGTCTCGTCCTGTCCGTGCGTCTGGGCATCGACACCGAGGAAGCGCAGGAAGAGAAGTACGCACGCCGGGAGGAACTCGAGGAGTCCGAGGAGCTGACACTGACCCTGTACGACTTCCTGACCTGGATTCAGGACCGCCTCACCACGACCTTGCTCAGCGACCTGCCGGGGGACGACGAATGA
- a CDS encoding dipeptide ABC transporter ATP-binding protein encodes MAENLLEVRDLTITPTGATVPVLSDVSLSLAAGERVGLIGESGSGKSLTAQSVMGLLPDELRAEGSVSLQGFDGDILSAKEKSLARMRSDLVSMVFQEPMSALNPLMRIGEQIAEVLRIHGSVPRGDIPGRVLELLTSVHMPDPGSARYAYPHQMSGGQRQRVMLAIALANSPRLLICDEPTTALDVTVQKHMLDLIAERVAAVQAGLLFITHDLAVVAGVCDRVVVMYAGRIVETGRVEEIFTDPQHEYTRGLLASSDLEATDAHGKLFTLKTALAYSGPTEEADRPTEETNHPTEEAYRPVEESVDGREPADVVATELSGASAEADAAASPGELPVASGGGSRGDGQPSPLIEVTGVSKHFGSRGLLLRRRSPVRALDDIGFSVASGQRLGIVGESGSGKSTLLNILSGLDRPTSGHVRVGDIRVEAASSAALRSLRENLQIVFQDPFASLDPRMRVEDIVSEPLVARGLGPDERLAAVEEMLLAVDLDTTAMRRYPHQFSGGQRQRISIARALVTRPQILVADEPVSALDVSVRAQVLNLLTDLVDDYALTLIFVSHDLGVVKHLCSDVIVMKDGRIVESGTTEDIYANPHDDYTRSLIEATPNLAGALASAT; translated from the coding sequence ATGGCTGAGAACCTGCTCGAGGTCCGTGACCTCACCATCACCCCCACCGGCGCGACAGTCCCCGTTCTCAGCGATGTATCACTGAGTCTGGCCGCCGGCGAACGGGTCGGGCTCATCGGCGAATCGGGGTCGGGCAAGTCCCTGACCGCGCAGTCGGTGATGGGTCTGCTACCCGATGAGCTGCGAGCCGAGGGCAGCGTGTCGCTGCAGGGTTTCGACGGCGACATCCTCAGCGCGAAGGAGAAGTCACTGGCGCGGATGCGCTCGGACCTCGTCTCGATGGTGTTCCAGGAGCCGATGAGCGCACTCAACCCGCTCATGCGCATCGGTGAGCAGATCGCCGAGGTGCTGCGCATCCATGGCAGTGTGCCCCGCGGGGACATCCCCGGCAGGGTCCTCGAACTGCTCACAAGCGTGCACATGCCCGATCCGGGCAGTGCCCGCTACGCGTACCCGCACCAGATGTCGGGCGGCCAACGGCAGCGCGTGATGTTGGCCATCGCCCTGGCGAACTCACCGCGGCTGCTCATCTGCGACGAACCGACCACAGCGCTGGACGTGACGGTGCAGAAGCACATGCTCGATCTCATCGCTGAACGTGTCGCCGCAGTTCAGGCAGGCCTGCTGTTCATCACCCATGACCTGGCCGTCGTCGCAGGCGTCTGTGACCGCGTCGTCGTCATGTACGCGGGCCGCATCGTCGAGACCGGCAGGGTGGAAGAGATCTTCACCGACCCTCAGCACGAATACACCCGCGGTCTGTTGGCCTCCTCGGACCTCGAGGCCACCGACGCGCACGGAAAGCTCTTCACTCTCAAGACCGCGCTGGCCTACTCCGGACCGACGGAGGAGGCCGATCGCCCGACGGAGGAGACCAACCACCCGACGGAGGAGGCCTATCGTCCGGTCGAAGAATCCGTTGACGGGCGGGAACCGGCTGACGTGGTGGCGACGGAACTGTCGGGCGCCTCAGCGGAGGCAGATGCGGCAGCTTCACCGGGGGAGCTGCCGGTTGCATCGGGTGGAGGGTCGCGGGGCGACGGGCAGCCGTCACCGCTCATCGAGGTCACGGGGGTCTCGAAGCACTTCGGCTCACGCGGACTCCTGCTGCGCCGCAGGTCCCCGGTCCGCGCGCTCGACGACATCGGCTTCAGCGTCGCGTCCGGGCAGCGCCTGGGCATCGTGGGGGAGTCGGGCTCGGGGAAATCGACGCTGCTCAACATCCTCTCCGGACTCGACCGGCCCACCTCCGGTCACGTCAGGGTCGGAGACATCCGGGTGGAAGCAGCGAGCTCCGCGGCACTGCGATCCCTGCGCGAGAACCTGCAGATCGTCTTCCAGGATCCCTTCGCTTCCCTCGACCCTCGCATGCGGGTCGAAGACATCGTCTCCGAACCACTCGTCGCCCGGGGGCTGGGACCAGACGAACGACTCGCAGCCGTCGAGGAGATGCTGTTGGCCGTCGACCTCGACACGACGGCGATGCGACGCTACCCGCATCAGTTCTCCGGCGGGCAGCGGCAGCGGATCTCGATCGCCCGGGCCCTGGTCACCCGACCGCAGATCCTCGTCGCCGATGAACCGGTCTCGGCCCTCGACGTGTCCGTGCGGGCCCAGGTCCTCAATCTGCTCACCGACCTCGTCGACGACTATGCGTTGACCCTCATCTTCGTCTCCCACGACCTGGGAGTGGTCAAGCACCTGTGCTCCGACGTCATCGTCATGAAGGACGGCCGCATCGTCGAATCCGGCACGACCGAGGACATCTACGCGAATCCGCACGATGATTACACCCGCAGCCTCATCGAGGCCACCCCGAACCTGGCAGGAGCGCTCGCCTCAGCCACCTGA
- a CDS encoding MBL fold metallo-hydrolase, with product MKLTAIGTAGSFPGPNSAASCYLIETDEESPTRLVLDLGSGALSPLQGAVDTDSLSAIVLSHLHPDHCMDMTGLYVKHCYDPKFFNGNVSDTGSIRTRTSVLAPAGAEERLTRAYFTDPGKSPVAASGHDTDLSHAFDFADLDHGTRHRIGSLQIEAFLVDHPVEAYALRITDAQGAVITYSGDSDECDNLVEAARGADLFLCEAAFQEDRDTARGIHLTGKRAGRVAQAADSKSLVLTHIPSWTDCSIVRGEAAREYRGPIELAKPGNSWSV from the coding sequence ATGAAACTCACTGCCATCGGCACCGCCGGGTCCTTCCCCGGCCCCAACTCCGCTGCGAGCTGCTACCTCATCGAGACCGACGAGGAATCGCCGACGCGCCTCGTGCTCGACCTCGGGTCCGGTGCGCTGAGTCCGCTCCAGGGAGCCGTGGACACGGACTCGCTGAGCGCGATCGTGCTCAGTCACCTCCACCCCGATCACTGCATGGACATGACCGGGCTCTACGTCAAGCACTGCTACGACCCGAAGTTCTTCAACGGCAACGTCTCCGACACCGGGTCGATCCGGACCAGAACCTCCGTCCTCGCTCCTGCCGGCGCCGAGGAGAGGCTGACCCGCGCCTACTTCACCGATCCCGGAAAATCCCCGGTCGCCGCCAGCGGTCACGACACGGACCTCAGCCACGCCTTCGACTTCGCCGATCTCGACCACGGCACCCGCCACCGGATCGGAAGCCTGCAGATCGAGGCGTTCCTCGTCGACCATCCGGTCGAGGCCTACGCTCTGCGGATCACGGATGCCCAGGGAGCGGTGATCACCTACTCCGGTGACAGCGACGAATGCGACAATCTCGTCGAGGCGGCCCGCGGGGCGGACCTGTTCCTCTGCGAAGCCGCCTTCCAGGAAGATCGCGACACCGCTCGCGGCATCCACCTCACCGGCAAGCGCGCCGGACGTGTGGCCCAGGCAGCGGACTCGAAGTCCCTCGTCCTCACCCACATCCCCTCATGGACGGACTGCTCCATCGTCCGCGGAGAAGCGGCCCGCGAATACCGCGGACCCATCGAACTGGCCAAACCGGGCAACAGCTGGAGCGTGTGA
- a CDS encoding ABC transporter permease produces MISYVANRALQFALALLVASVLVFALMSILPGNAAQVALGTNATPEAVAALEARYGLNQPPLIRYVSWVGGMLTGNFGTSYVTGAAITPVIVGSVQVTGILVITAIVLAIVIAVPLGTFAALEQRNWIGVTISALSQIGIAVPNFLAAIILVIVFSLTLGWFPSQGWMAPVEGLGGFLSRLVLPVVSLALVQAAILTRYMRSAVLDVMREDYIRTARAKGLTRTKALFVHGLRNAAIPVITVAGVQLATLLVGAVIIEQIFVIPGIGSELVRAVANRDLVTVQGIVMVLVLLVLIINFIVDVLYPIVDPRIRNAS; encoded by the coding sequence ATGATCAGCTACGTGGCCAACCGAGCGCTCCAGTTCGCGCTGGCACTGCTCGTCGCCTCGGTGCTGGTCTTCGCGCTCATGAGCATCCTGCCCGGCAACGCCGCGCAGGTCGCACTGGGAACGAACGCCACCCCTGAGGCGGTGGCGGCGCTCGAAGCCCGGTACGGGCTCAACCAGCCCCCGCTGATCCGCTACGTCAGCTGGGTCGGCGGCATGCTCACGGGCAACTTCGGAACCTCCTACGTCACCGGGGCCGCGATCACCCCGGTCATCGTCGGCAGCGTTCAGGTCACCGGCATCCTCGTCATCACCGCGATCGTCCTGGCCATCGTCATCGCCGTGCCCTTGGGGACATTCGCCGCCCTCGAGCAGCGCAACTGGATCGGAGTCACGATCTCCGCACTGAGCCAGATCGGCATCGCCGTGCCCAACTTCCTCGCCGCCATCATCCTCGTCATCGTCTTCTCGCTGACCCTCGGCTGGTTCCCCTCCCAAGGGTGGATGGCTCCGGTCGAGGGCCTGGGCGGGTTCCTCAGCCGCCTCGTCCTGCCCGTCGTCTCCCTGGCCCTCGTCCAGGCGGCGATCCTCACTCGCTACATGAGGTCGGCCGTCCTCGACGTCATGCGCGAAGACTACATCCGCACCGCCCGCGCCAAGGGGCTGACCCGGACGAAGGCGCTGTTCGTCCATGGTCTGCGCAACGCCGCAATCCCCGTCATCACCGTCGCCGGAGTCCAGCTCGCGACCCTGCTCGTCGGGGCCGTCATCATCGAACAGATCTTCGTCATCCCCGGCATCGGATCCGAACTCGTCCGCGCAGTGGCCAACCGCGACCTCGTCACCGTCCAGGGCATCGTCATGGTCCTCGTCCTCCTCGTGCTCATCATCAACTTCATCGTCGACGTCCTCTATCCGATCGTCGACCCACGGATCAGGAACGCATCATGA
- the rdgB gene encoding RdgB/HAM1 family non-canonical purine NTP pyrophosphatase, giving the protein MTTFVLATHNEGKRRELLEILLPALGEDTQVITAAEAGLGETPETGVTFAENALIKARAAAQATGRTAIADDSGIAVDVLGGSPGIFSARWAGRHGDDRANLELLLAQLGDISAENRGAQFRCAAAAATADGREFSAEGVMPGRLATSASGEHGFGYDPIFIPEGGNISAAEMTPEEKNARSHRRLAFDKLAAILADQAGL; this is encoded by the coding sequence ATGACCACCTTCGTGCTGGCCACCCACAACGAGGGGAAGAGGCGCGAACTCCTGGAGATCCTCCTCCCCGCACTGGGGGAGGACACTCAGGTCATCACCGCCGCCGAGGCGGGCCTGGGAGAGACCCCGGAGACCGGCGTCACCTTCGCGGAGAACGCCCTGATCAAGGCCCGTGCGGCAGCGCAGGCCACCGGCCGCACCGCCATCGCCGATGACTCGGGCATCGCCGTCGACGTGCTCGGCGGCTCGCCCGGGATCTTCTCCGCCCGGTGGGCGGGACGGCACGGAGACGATCGGGCCAACCTCGAGCTCCTCCTCGCACAGCTGGGTGACATCTCGGCCGAGAATCGTGGGGCGCAGTTCCGCTGCGCCGCAGCCGCAGCGACCGCAGACGGCCGCGAATTCTCCGCCGAGGGAGTCATGCCCGGCCGTCTGGCGACGAGTGCGTCGGGCGAGCACGGCTTCGGCTATGACCCGATCTTCATCCCCGAGGGCGGAAACATCAGCGCCGCCGAGATGACACCCGAGGAGAAGAACGCACGATCGCATCGCAGGCTCGCCTTCGACAAGCTGGCGGCGATTCTCGCGGACCAGGCAGGGCTCTGA
- a CDS encoding ABC transporter permease: MSADPSTTSAGEASADRRRRTKLRLNASMVIGAVLVVLILVLALVSFVWTPYEPSAVDPVARLQSASPEHLFGTDKFGRDTLTWIMYGARITLLVGIVAVGIAVLIGTPIGIIAAVFAQYPWGVWLSSVIMRANDILLAFPALLLAIIFAAVYQPGTGQAMVAVGIAAIPGFARVARSGTMQVLDSEYVRAARASNRSAPAIAVVHVLPNIAGMVIVQASVAFAISVLAEAGLSFLGLGTQAPVPSWGRMLQESQQFLSTQPELALWPGLFIALAVLGFNLLGDGLRDRFDPKMEARDNG; this comes from the coding sequence ATGAGCGCGGACCCGAGCACCACCTCGGCGGGGGAAGCCTCAGCGGATCGGCGCAGACGCACGAAGCTGAGGCTCAACGCCTCGATGGTCATCGGTGCCGTCCTCGTCGTCCTCATCCTCGTCCTCGCCCTCGTGTCCTTCGTCTGGACCCCGTACGAGCCCAGCGCCGTCGACCCGGTCGCGCGGCTGCAGTCAGCGAGCCCCGAGCACCTGTTCGGCACGGACAAGTTCGGCCGTGACACCCTGACCTGGATCATGTACGGAGCGCGGATCACCCTCCTGGTGGGCATCGTGGCCGTCGGCATCGCCGTGCTCATCGGCACACCCATCGGCATCATCGCCGCGGTCTTCGCACAGTACCCGTGGGGCGTGTGGCTGTCATCGGTGATCATGCGCGCCAACGACATCCTGCTCGCCTTCCCTGCGCTGCTGCTCGCGATCATCTTCGCCGCCGTCTACCAGCCGGGGACCGGACAGGCCATGGTGGCCGTCGGCATCGCCGCGATCCCCGGATTCGCCCGCGTCGCCCGTTCGGGCACCATGCAGGTCCTCGACTCCGAGTATGTGCGCGCCGCCAGGGCCTCGAACCGCAGCGCACCGGCGATCGCCGTCGTCCACGTCCTGCCGAACATCGCCGGCATGGTCATCGTGCAGGCCTCCGTGGCATTCGCGATCTCCGTCCTCGCCGAGGCGGGGCTGTCCTTCCTGGGACTGGGCACACAGGCTCCCGTGCCCTCCTGGGGCCGGATGCTGCAGGAGTCCCAGCAGTTCCTGTCCACCCAGCCCGAGCTCGCCCTGTGGCCGGGCCTGTTCATCGCCCTCGCCGTGCTCGGATTCAACCTCTTGGGCGACGGTCTCCGCGACCGATTCGACCCGAAGATGGAGGCCCGCGACAATGGCTGA
- a CDS encoding amidase yields the protein MSQNTLADHTADTMTRGYASGDFDPLATLTAVTNRMDEYEPVINALHHRDDERSQAAAEASAARWREGRSLGPLDGVPVTIKENIARTGVPMPSGHAWAEVPVADHDAPITERLEEAGAVIVGSTTMPDWGMLSSGVSSLHGVTRSPLDPSLTTGGSSAGAGAGAAAGYGPIHIGSDIGGSIRLPCTWLGLAGLKPSFGRVPLDAPYMGRCAGPMARTMADVNAAMDIICAPDDRDYSRLPRITGDEPETVSGSRSPGDFDPKGLKIGIQLDAGCGEPVDPQITSTITGAAERFARAGAEIETVAPFIDDGLLTDMDLFWRVRSWSDLRALPVAEQALILPYIQAWAQDGADVTGLRLMECYHSVQEIRRRTVAATAAFDLVISPVSPDAAFPAEQPMPYPKVHEPMGHIGFTMPYNMSEQPAGTVLAGYTKDGRTIGAQISGRRFADELVMAAGSWFEQDADIAVPVRASLG from the coding sequence TTGAGCCAGAACACGCTCGCCGACCACACAGCGGACACGATGACCCGGGGTTACGCCTCGGGAGACTTTGATCCGCTCGCGACCCTCACGGCAGTCACGAATAGGATGGACGAATACGAGCCCGTCATCAACGCCCTCCATCACCGTGACGACGAGCGCTCACAAGCCGCGGCCGAGGCCAGCGCCGCCCGCTGGCGCGAAGGCCGGTCATTGGGCCCTCTGGACGGGGTCCCGGTCACGATCAAGGAGAACATCGCCCGCACGGGTGTGCCGATGCCCAGCGGCCACGCCTGGGCCGAAGTCCCGGTGGCGGACCACGACGCCCCGATCACCGAGCGCCTCGAGGAGGCCGGCGCGGTCATCGTGGGATCGACGACGATGCCGGACTGGGGCATGCTCTCCTCCGGGGTGTCCTCGCTGCACGGCGTCACTCGCTCGCCTCTGGATCCGAGCCTGACGACCGGCGGGTCGAGTGCGGGTGCCGGTGCCGGTGCCGCGGCCGGCTACGGACCGATCCACATCGGGTCCGACATCGGCGGATCGATCCGTCTGCCCTGCACCTGGTTGGGACTGGCCGGCCTCAAACCCAGCTTCGGCCGGGTTCCCCTCGACGCACCGTACATGGGCCGCTGCGCGGGGCCCATGGCGCGGACAATGGCCGACGTCAATGCGGCAATGGACATCATCTGTGCCCCGGATGACCGCGACTACTCACGTCTGCCCCGGATCACCGGAGACGAACCGGAGACGGTCTCGGGGTCCAGGTCGCCCGGTGACTTCGACCCGAAGGGCCTGAAGATCGGGATCCAGCTCGATGCCGGATGCGGAGAACCGGTCGATCCGCAGATCACATCCACCATCACCGGCGCGGCCGAACGCTTCGCCCGCGCCGGGGCCGAGATCGAGACCGTTGCACCCTTCATCGACGACGGGCTGCTGACCGACATGGATCTGTTCTGGCGGGTCCGTTCGTGGAGCGACCTGCGGGCACTGCCCGTGGCAGAGCAGGCCCTCATCCTGCCCTACATCCAGGCGTGGGCCCAGGACGGTGCCGACGTGACGGGTCTGAGGCTCATGGAGTGCTACCACAGCGTCCAAGAGATCCGACGCCGGACGGTCGCGGCCACTGCGGCCTTCGACCTGGTGATCTCTCCCGTCTCACCCGACGCGGCATTCCCCGCCGAACAGCCCATGCCCTACCCGAAGGTCCACGAACCGATGGGGCACATCGGCTTCACGATGCCCTACAACATGTCCGAGCAGCCGGCAGGAACAGTCCTGGCAGGCTACACGAAGGACGGCCGGACCATCGGTGCCCAGATCTCGGGGCGTCGCTTCGCCGATGAGCTCGTGATGGCTGCCGGCTCCTGGTTCGAACAGGACGCTGACATCGCTGTGCCCGTGCGTGCCTCGCTGGGTTGA
- a CDS encoding DUF6350 family protein, with amino-acid sequence MHTPSHPRTHRHPVLLGLMEALRIDLIVVPAAFVIATVFWLIALGSQLPYSIIPEWAFSLWGVVHGLNVTTMGFDFSLAPSLITLGVWLFFASGAKRLVAGMTEEEAGLTDSDEEGWWKSIAIALATFVVAYAGPLVTLTLLLGEAAMTPYGLVRLLLMLLSASAAGYLWVRGVDDIPRLRDVDPEVWEAGDHLVKRLLWGSAILSILIIATGVGLRWNELAESLQAYSSPLSAGVGLLVIQILFAPGILFASLAWIAGIGVDVGAEGPSSVFHSMPGPVPHVPVLQLLVGDYPAWTTAVPALLVLLGILSVIVGRAHARQIMLGSWAGLGVAAVKVFVVLQILALFARGAMGPVGLSDFGPSALTAAAAVTAWLGLGLLVGLVLTRLSDMQYGATEVADEDGLEDDERSFGWTADERGAGAPED; translated from the coding sequence ATGCACACTCCTTCCCACCCTCGCACGCACCGCCATCCAGTTCTGTTGGGGCTGATGGAAGCCCTGCGGATCGATCTCATCGTCGTCCCCGCGGCGTTCGTCATCGCCACCGTGTTCTGGCTCATCGCCCTGGGTTCCCAGCTGCCGTACTCGATCATCCCCGAGTGGGCGTTCTCACTCTGGGGAGTCGTCCACGGCCTGAACGTGACGACGATGGGCTTCGACTTCTCGCTGGCGCCGAGCCTGATCACGCTGGGTGTGTGGCTCTTCTTCGCCTCCGGCGCGAAACGTCTCGTCGCGGGAATGACCGAGGAGGAGGCCGGACTCACAGACAGCGACGAAGAAGGATGGTGGAAGTCCATCGCCATTGCGCTGGCGACCTTCGTCGTCGCCTATGCCGGCCCGCTCGTCACCTTGACCCTCCTGCTGGGTGAGGCGGCCATGACCCCGTACGGTCTCGTGCGGCTTCTCCTCATGCTGCTGTCCGCCTCGGCGGCGGGCTATCTCTGGGTTCGCGGTGTCGACGACATCCCCCGATTGCGTGATGTGGACCCCGAGGTCTGGGAGGCCGGCGACCACCTGGTGAAGAGGCTCCTGTGGGGATCGGCGATCCTTTCCATCCTGATCATCGCCACCGGCGTCGGACTCAGATGGAATGAGCTGGCCGAATCGCTGCAGGCCTACAGTTCACCGCTGTCGGCCGGCGTGGGCCTGCTCGTGATTCAGATTCTGTTCGCCCCCGGAATCCTGTTCGCTTCGCTGGCCTGGATCGCGGGAATCGGAGTGGATGTGGGAGCCGAAGGGCCCAGTTCGGTGTTCCATTCGATGCCGGGTCCCGTTCCGCACGTGCCCGTGCTCCAGCTCCTCGTCGGAGACTACCCGGCCTGGACGACTGCCGTGCCCGCGCTTCTCGTCCTGCTCGGAATCCTCAGTGTCATCGTCGGTCGTGCCCATGCCCGTCAGATCATGCTGGGCTCATGGGCCGGGCTCGGGGTCGCCGCGGTCAAAGTCTTCGTCGTGCTCCAGATCCTCGCGTTATTCGCTCGCGGAGCCATGGGCCCGGTCGGCCTCTCCGACTTCGGTCCTTCGGCGCTGACGGCCGCGGCGGCCGTCACCGCTTGGCTGGGGCTGGGGCTGCTCGTGGGCCTGGTGCTGACCCGACTCTCCGACATGCAGTACGGGGCGACGGAAGTGGCCGACGAGGACGGACTCGAAGACGACGAGCGGTCCTTCGGCTGGACAGCGGACGAACGAGGCGCGGGCGCGCCGGAGGATTGA